The Gopherus flavomarginatus isolate rGopFla2 chromosome 18, rGopFla2.mat.asm, whole genome shotgun sequence genome segment GTCCGACGTGGCCACTGCTACCTGCTGCCGGAAAGGAGCCGAAGCCAGGCTAAGCTCTGTCATATACTCACCGGCTGGGTAGGCGGCATCTGGCCAGGCATCATCTGCTGAGGGGGCATGGCCCCTGGCGCGATTCCTCCAGGAGTCATGCCAGGTGGGGGGATCATACCCGGAGGGGGCATGTACGGAGGCTGGCCTGCCATGTGGTGCATCATGCGGGGGTTCTGGTTCATTGGCGGCATTCCCTataggggggagagagagcccagCTTCACAGAAAGATCCTGGGCGCTGACCTGCCCTGGAGTCCTCGGGGGCTGCCTGGGCACAGTCCTGGCATTCACATCAGAGCCCGCCGCTGGCCGCAGAAGCTAACCACAGCCGGCTGGGGCCAGCGGACTCAGGCCGGCTCCCGAGAGCAGCCTGAGACAGACCATGCCGGTTGCACTAGGAAAGGCTCCCTCAGGCCCCAAGCTCCAGCTGTCAACCAGCCCCTGCCCTAGGGCAGCGGCCCAGGCAGAGACGCTGCTCACGTTACTCACAGGGACAGCTCCTTGCACTGCAGCTGCCacaggagcagctgccccaggcaTCTGTTTCTTGACGACGGGTGTCTCTGGGCCCTTAGGCTTCCTCTTCTCCCGCTTGCGGTCACGCTCCACGTAGGTGCCTTTCATTTTCGAGATGATGTCGGAGTCCGACTTGGCATACTGGATCCTCTGGGGGTGGAGAGAGCTCGTCAGGGGGAGCACGACGGAGCAGCGGCTCAGGCAGTTCCAACAGCTCTCGCCAGTcggcctcccccagcccaggccgGTACGCAGCACTCACCATCGGCTTGTCGTAGAAGGGGAACCCCTGCATGGACCTCAAGGCGTTGGTGGCGCTGCTGATCTCCTTGAAGATGACAAAGGCTTGTCCCCTCATCTTCAGGCTCCGGGACACCAGGATATCCAGGATCTGGCCAAACTGGGAGAAGATGGCGTACAGGGATTTCTTCAGCTCTAGGAGAGAGAGCCGGAGCATTAGGTACATGGAGCAGACAGACACAGAGCTGTGCCACTACGAGGAGCTGGACGCAGACCGGGCGACTCCTGCTGCCTCGGACAGAGGCGCTCACCGCCCGCACCAGAGAGCAGGAGTCACTTTTATCCCTCCAAAGCCCCCAGTCCTCCTCAGCCAGACAGCAACAGGcaagcaggagtgggggctgggagagcgAGTCCTCCCGACACTCCCTGGCTTCCCTGCAAAGCGCTGGGCTCCAGCGCAAGCCCCTTAGCCCAGCCACCCTCCTCGCCAGCTCCAGACAGGAACTTGCTCACCATCCTTCTTGATCTTCTCATTGAGGTTGTTGATGTAGATGGTGTGATTGGGGCGGGTTTCCGGGACGGCCATCGTCCTTATGGCACAGCGGGGTCTAAGGAGAAGAGACGGGAATGGAGGTGAGCGCGCAAGGGGGAACCGGCTGCAGGGGGTCACGGTCTCAGAAGATGCCCAGCGCGCCCCCAGGGCGAGACCAGCCCGAGGCGCTGGAGGCTCAGGGGCTAATCCCACCCAGAGCGCCCGCAGGCCCAGACGCCACGCTCAGGGGAGGCAGCTTGTGGGGAGGGTCTGGGGCCAAGACCGGGGGGGGCAGCAGCCTGGGATCCAGGGCAcagaccccccccaaccccaggggagccccccagccggtcccccagctcctgccacgGGCTCCCAGCcgggccccccccagccccaggggagccccccagccggtcccccagctcctgccacgGGCTCCCAGCcgggcccccccccagccccaggggagccccccagccggtcccccagctcctgccacgggctcccagctgggcccccccaagccccaggggagccccccagccggtcccccagctcctgccacgGGCTCCCAGCcgggccccccccagccccagggaagcCCCCCAgccggtcccacagctcctgccacgGGCTCCCAGCcgggccccccccagccccagggaagcCCCCCAGCCggtcccccagctcctgccacgGGCTCCCAGccggccccccccccagccccaggggagccccccagccggtcccccagctcctgccacgGGCTCCCAGCCGGGCCCCGCCCCGCGCCCCAGGGGAGCCCCCCAGCcagtcccccagcccctgccacggGCTCCCAGCcgggccccccccccagccccaggggagccccccagccggtcccccagctcctgccacgggctcccagctgggcccccccaagccccaggggagccccccagccggtcccccagctcctgccacgGGCTCCCAGccggcccccccccagccccaggggagccccccagccggtcccccagctcctgccacgGGCTCCCAGCcgggccccccccagcccctgccacggGCTCCCAGccggcccccccccagccccaggggagccccccagccggtcccccagctcctgccacgGGCTCCCAGCCGGGCCCCGCCCCGCGCCCCAGGGGAGCCCCCCAGccggccccccagctcctgccacgGGCTCCCAGCCggtcccccagcccctgccacggGCTCCCAGCcgggccccccccagcccctgccacggGCTCCCAGCcgggccccccccccagccagtcccccagctcctgccacgGGCTCCCGGccgagccccgccccgccccccaggggaGCCCTGAAGGGGCGCCAGGCCCCgccccagtgggggagggggatacaggctgaccccccccgccccgtaGGACCCGGATGTGGgagctccggggggcggggccccgcacaagccccgcccccaggaaggCGCCGGTAGCTCCGGCCCCGCCGCCCCCCCGcccggccatactgggtcacacagGCCGGGCGCTGCCCCCCGGCCCGGTCCCCCCCGGCCCCGCGGCCCGATGGCGCCGCCCCGCCGCGGCCCCTCACCGATGGAGTCCGCAGGCCCAGCGCCGCCCGCCGCCACAGGAGCCGGCCGAGAGACGACCCCGCCCACTGTCCGCGCGAGCCAATCACGAGGAAGCAGCAGCGAACGCATGAGCCTATAAAAGGGCGTCTCTCCGGCCCCTGCCAATGAAACCCTACAACCTTGTGTGTAGCAGGCCAATCAAAGCAGGGCCACGGCTGGTAACGTGACCAATCAGAAGGCGGTTCTCCATCGTTATCCCGCCCCCCTAAGGCGGGGATTTGGTGGTCCGCTCGGCAATCCCCGCCTTCCGCGCAAGAGCCGGCCACTGGCTGATTGGAGCTGTCAGTAACCGCTGTTATCGCATTTCATTGGCGGTATTTCTCACGCGACCCGGAAGGGGCGGCTGAGAGGCGGGTGGCTGGAATCCAATCACGTGATCGGATTCACCCTGCCGCTGCCTGCTCCGCCGGCGGCCGCCATTTTCGGAGGGGCCCTGAGAGCGCCCCCAGCGGCGACCCTGGCCCCATGACCTCCGACCCCGCCGGGCCACGCCCCCACCCCACGCGCGGTGACCCCGCGGTGACCCCTGACCTCTAACCCATGTCCCagtgacctgggttctagtctgcGCCCTTTCGCCTCCTGCTgcgccccccccagccagggtggggatggccccgccccctccccctccagccccccagccgggccccgcccctcccccacccacccccgagCGGggtcccgcccctcccccaccgaCCCCCCAGCGGggtcccgcccctcccccacccaccccccagccgggccctgccccgcccccgccccctcccgctccccctcccccgccccggccGCTGCCCACCCACGCGCTCGACAAGGCCAAGTTCTTCAAGGCGGCCCTGGAGCGAGCAGCCCCAGCGCCCGGCAGCGGGGACGACGTCCGGGAGCTGCTGAGCCGCAGGAAATCCAGGTCGGGCCCCGGGCCGGGATCCCCGGGCGGGTCTCGCCCGCTGAGCgggagcggggccgggccgggaccCACCAGACAGAACCCAGGGGCCCGGGGcccatgctgcggggggggcgctctcctctggcagccctgggggggctgtgctatggggcggggggctcagcaggggctcTCCCCTCAGTCAGCTGGGACCCTAACCCGTGTTGCTGGCGGTGCCCATCATTCAAACGAGACATAAAACTTAGTTCCTGGTCTCTGCGCTTTGCCTCAAAGTCCGGGTGTGCTGAGCCCTGGGGCCCCGGCCAGGCCCTAATGAGCTCATTCCGTTTTGCCTCCCTAAATTCCCTCTGCAGGGCCAACTGGGTACAGGACCTTGGGCCACTTCCTGTCCCATAGAGGGGCATTGCCGTGTGGCCATCACACAGCCCAGAGGTAGCCGCAATCCCAGCTCTCTGCTTCGTTCTCCCAAAGCGCTCGGGGAGGAGACGAGAGCCTCTCATGAACCACGCAGAGGGGGAAGTGCTGGTGAGTGGGGGCTGGATGGCAAATCGCCAGTAAGTGTTTGCCTGGTTCTGTCTTCCAGCTTTAGCGGGCATTTCAAGTGGCTCCTCTACAACAGGGCGGTGCCTTCCTTAATCCAAGAGGGGCCTCAGTGAGTATTGCAACCGCTTCCTCTCTGTCAGGGCAAACGCTTCCCCCGGGGCTGGACCcacccaggggcaggggcaggggtctcagtcCCATGGATCTACAGCCTTCCCTGCTTGGTCCCTCCCAAGCAGTTGCCAAGAGCTCTTCTGTGCCTGGGCCTCAGGGGGAGCATAGGGGAGGCCAGCCTGGGTCTGAGCAGGGAGCCAGCTGCTGTGCTATGGTAGCACCTCGGCAGCCCAGTCATGGGGCCAGGTCCTGTATAAACCTCCCAgaagacagtccccgccccagagTCCCACAATCGCGGTCTAAGAGAAGAGCTGGCCGATGCAGACGGACAGGGAGCACGGGAATCAAGGAGGCCGTACCACTTGGTGTGGCGGGCAGGGATCTCCGGTCACCAGTGGCCTAACCACTGGGAAGTCTGTTGGAGGCGTCCCAGCAAAGGAGCGTTTCCCGGCGGGTGCAGGAGGCCGAGGAGGGAGCCATGcggatgtttacagggagctctGCCCAAGCAGCAGGCAAGCGCGTAAAGGGCCAGGGGAACGTTACTCACTGCATTGGAGGGGAAAGGATCGTGAGCAGGTAGCACAAGGGCGGACGAGTTGGTCTAAACCTAACATCCAACTCGGGATCTGCCTTTAAAAACCCCACACTTGGCCTTTTCCATCTCAAACAGGTGCCCCCAGGCAAAGCGGGAGCTCCCTCGAACCCCAGCCTGCGGGGGGCGCAGCGTTAGCGAGCTGCACCCTCCCCTGGAGGAATGAAGGCCTTGCTGGAGCTAGCATCTGTGGCCAGACGGCCCGTTCGGAAGCCTGATCTGGGTGGGCCAGGCCCTTCGGTCTCATCCGGTTACCGATGTGCTGAGCCCAGCGAGTTGCGTTGGagcaaagcatttcagtcctcagggcTAAGACTGAGGTGCCActgctgccccaggcccctgTGGTGGCAGGGAATCGACTCAGTGAGACGTGCCCAGATGAGCCCAGCCGGTGACCCgcgcccccaggctgcaggggaagaggCCTAAGGACACGGGAACCCAGGGAAGCCTTCCAAGGCTTGCAGAGAAATACCCGTCTCCGAACCCAGCACTCTCGGAGGGGGGTCTGGCCGAGCTCAGCCCGTGGGACCCAGGCTCCCTGCAatgtctcttctctctctccccctctaggTGCGGGCTGGTGGCGCTGTGGATGGCGGGCTCCCTCCTCAGCCTGTCCCAGGACGTCTCCCTGGAGAGGATCGTGCAGATGGCGCTGGAGAGAGGCTACACCGCCCAAGGAGAGATGTTCTCAGGTGGGTGACTGGTAGCCATCGCCCATGGCACGTTGGGGGTTGAAAACTCGCTCCTTGCACTAGGCCACAGGCGCTGGGCAGGGCGCCAGGGGGAGCCTCCAGAGCCCAGTCTGCATTGCGACTGCGTGAGGAATCGCCCAGAGGTGGTACGTAGCGCAGGGCACGAGGGCTTTACTCCTGCCTTGCTGGAGTTCAGTCTCTGGCCCCTACAGCGTTGCTGGGGATCGGACTCCTTCCCGGAAGGGCTCGATGCAGGGGGAGCTGGGTGCCGTGGAACAGCCCAGGCgggacaggaggtcagactagatggtctaattgtcccttccagccttattcTCTGAACCCGGCTCTCTGCACGGCAGCAGCTCCCGCCTCTGTGCCCCCAGCTGGATTAGTTTGCTTGAAAACTTGCAAGCTCCTTGATTTAGGGGAAAAAACCCCGCAGCAGGGCTGTTCGTTTCCCACGAGGAGCGAGTGCTTGGAGGTTTCTGTCCAAGGCAGAAGGTTCCTCTGGAAGCTGGGGCAGTCAGCGGGAGCCTCGCTAATGCTGGCCCTGAGTAGTCAGAGATCATGAGCGTATGCCAAGCACTTGGGGCCAGGAATTCACCTTTGGAGCCTTCTCAGCTTTTCTTCATGGCCAGCAGGACTGGACACTTGTATTTCCAATGAAAGTTGAGGATTTTGTGGAATCCCaggactccaggaggtggagcttTGTCATGAAAAACCCCAGCTATCGTGGGCTGCTGATAAAATCCTGAGTGCAGGCCCCAGTGAGCCCAGCCTGTATAAATGCCATGGGGCCAGGGGCCAGCGTTGTGTGTTCTCTCTGATTCATCAAGTCTCAGGCTGGCAGGGACCATCGGGAGCAGCTGATCCGAACTCCTGTAGAACATGGGCCTTCCCTGAATTCGCTCCCATGTGAACAGGAGCTTTCCGAAAAACCCCCATCTTGATTTGAACGGCTCCAGTGCTGGGGAACCCGCCACTGCCCTTGGGAAATCGTTCCAAcagttccttcccctccctgttaCAAACCTGTGCCCATTTCCTGCCTGAATGTGTCCAGCTTCACCTCGCAGCTGCTGGGTCGTGTCAGCCCTTTGCTAGGCTGCAGAGCCCTCAGTTATTCCCATGT includes the following:
- the SNRPA gene encoding U1 small nuclear ribonucleoprotein A, encoding MAVPETRPNHTIYINNLNEKIKKDELKKSLYAIFSQFGQILDILVSRSLKMRGQAFVIFKEISSATNALRSMQGFPFYDKPMRIQYAKSDSDIISKMKGTYVERDRKREKRKPKGPETPVVKKQMPGAAAPVAAAVQGAVPGMPPMNQNPRMMHHMAGQPPYMPPPGMIPPPGMTPGGIAPGAMPPQQMMPGQMPPTQPLSENPPNHILFLTNLPEETNELMLSMLFNQFPGFKEVRLVPGRHDIAFVEFDNEVQAGAARDALQGFKITQSNAMKISFAKK